The Christiangramia flava JLT2011 region TTAAACATTTTTTGATTATGCAAAAGAACTCTTTTCCGTTAAATATTTCCAGTACCTGCGCGGTACGTGTTGCAGGTGAAGCCTAGTGTTTACGCGGCTTTTGATGTTTACATTATTAAAATAGGCCTGCCATAATTCCTGAAATGCTATTTCTTCATTCGCAAAATATTCTGAAGGAGCGCCAGAAATTCCTACATTTTCGGGTAGGTCTAATTGGATAAATTGGGTGGAATTCTTGTCATAATGCAATCCAAAACCACGCTTCAGATCATAAATAATCCATTCCTGATCGGCATATCGGCTTGTAAAATGGCGGGAAATTATAGGTAGTACATTAAAATCTGGTTCGATCAGCGCAAAGTAAATTCCGTCATGGGTTAAGCGAAACCTTACAAAAGCCTCCATTCGATGTTTTTCACGGCCTACTTTTTTGATGGTTTGAGCCAGGTACAGAATGGAATCTTCCGAATAATCAGCATCTACTGGTTTTTCTGAGGCGAAAATATACCGGATGGCGCGAAATAGCTGAATTTCCATTCCAGGAAGCTCGCTTAAAAATGTCCATTTTATCCGAAGCAATCCTTGTGAAGATGTTTTCTTCTGAAGTGCTTTAAGAACACGACTGGCTTTTTGAACATCGGTATTTACTTCCAGAGACTCTGCAAACAGCTGATCGGCAGCCCGGTCTAACGGCTGGATATCCAAAATTTGCAATTTTTGATGATAAGCTTCAAAAACACAGCACAGCAGTCCTTCAAAGCTTCCATCATATTTTAAAATGAAACCATTCATGAGAATAAGGATAACTGGCCAGTATCTTTGCGGAATTTGCTGGCGGAATTCTGGATGATAATTTGTTTTAATCGATCACTGGAATAATCATTCTTTTCCCAGATCCGCGAATCACAGGTTATAAAGTACTGGGCGCGATTCAAAGCAATCCCAATCTTTTTGAGGTGTTCCCAGTTCAGTTTTCGGAATTTTCGTGCCTGAAGGATCTTGTTAACCGATTTCAAACCCACTCCGGGAATGCGGAGTAACATCGATTTATCAGCCCTGTTGATATTGACAGGAAAATGCTCCCTGTTGCGCAAAGCCCAGCTCAGTTTTGGATCGATCTCCATATCCAGATGTGGATAATCATTATTCAGAATTTCCCGAACATCAAATCCATAAAAACGCATCAGCCAGTCGGTTTGATAGAGTCGGTTTTCCCGAAGAACGGGAACCTGGGTCCCAAGGGCCGGAAGACGAGGGTCGTTAGCGACCGGCACGTAACCGGAATAATACACCCGTCGCATCTGATAATTTTTATAGAAAAAGTTGGAGGTATACATGATATCGCGATCAGATTCGCCGGTAGCGCCAACGATCATCTGGGTGCTTTGTCCGGCAGGAGCGTATTTCGGAGTGCTTTTAATAATGCGGCTTTCCTGCTTATACTGAATGATCTCATTTTTGACCTTTTTCATAGGTTTCATGAAATCTTCATGATTCTTATCAGGAGCTAATAGTTTAAGACCCGATTTGGTAGGGATTTCGATATTTACGCTTAGACGATCTGCATATAAGCCCGCTTCGCGCATCAGTTCATCGCTGGCCCCTGGAATGGATTTCAAATGTATATATCCATTGAAATTCTCTTCTTCTCGAAGTTTTTTGGCGACCTGGATCAAACGCTCCATGGTAGTATCGGCATCTTTAAAGATACCGGAACTTAAAAATAAACCTTCAATATAATTCCTTCGATAGAAAGAGATCGTGAGATCCACTACTTCCTGAACTTTAAAGGCGGCGCGTTTGATGTCGTTGCTTTTTCGGGTTACGCAGTATGCACAATCGAAAATACAATGATTGGTAAGTAGTATCTTCAGCAAGGAAACGCAACGCCCATCTTCGGTATACGAATGACAGATACCCATTCCGGATGAATCTCCCAGGCCTTTATTGGTGTTTTTCCGTTTGCTTCCACTGGAGGAGCAAGAAACATCATACTTGGCAGCATCAGCCAGAATTGATAATTTTTCCTTTATTCGGTCAAAATCCATAATTGGAGTTTTTCCAAAATTAGGAATTGTTCCAAATAAAGATTGTTGTTATTGTAAAAAATTTTAGCTCAACAAATGTTATTTTTTGAGTTTCGTTTTTTTCTCTTCCGGGTAGGTTTTAGGATCTTCCCCTGCCAGGCGTGCAAAGTTTTTATAAGCCTGCGCTACTTCTTCCGGTGGAGTTGTTTGAAATTCTTCCTCAGTAACCTGATATTGCTGCTGAAGGTCTTTTAATTTCTGATGTAATTGCTTCTGAATTTCAGCATATTCAGCATGGTCATATAAATTTTCTTCTTCCTGCGGATCCTTCTGAAGATCATATAGTTCCCATTCATCAATATCGTCATAAAAATGGATCAATTTGTATCGATCTGTCCGCACACCATATTGGCGTTTCACCATATGGAAAGCGGGGAAATCATAATAATGGTAATAAACTGCGTCCCTGAAATTGCCAACCGAATCCTGCATTAGGAGTGGTTTTAAGGATTTTCCTTGCATCTCTTCAGGTATTTTAGCATTGGCAAAATCCAGGAAAGTGGGCGCAAAATCGAGATTTTGAGTGAGTGCATCAACTGTAATGCCCTTTTTGATCCTTGCCGGATATTGCATTAATAATGGCATGTCCAGCGATTGCTCATACATGAAACGTTTGTCAAAAAAACCTTTTTCTCCCAGGTAAAATCCTTGATCGGTAGTATATACTACGATGGTATTTTCAGCCAGCCCGCTTTTTTCCAGATAGTCCAACAGGGCTCCAACGCCATCATCTACAGCTGCCACACATCCCATGTAATCGCGCATGTAACGCTGAAACTTCCATTCTGCCAACTCTCTCCCAGAAAGATCCGCATCGAAAAAAGCATCATTCTTTGGGCGATAAGCTTTGTTCCAGGCTGCGCGCTGCTCGCTGCTCATTCGGTCGAAATCGGTCGTCCAGGGATTGTGTCTCAGAGAATCGCTGCCCTTTTCTACCACCATTTTAAGGTCATGACCTTCGTACATGTCTTCATAAATTGTTTGCAGTTGTTCCTGTGCGGCAACCTGATTCTTATGTTTCGAGAAATAGGTGTCTGGTACCGGGAACTGAATAGAATCGTATTTATTGATGTAGCGAAGTGGCGGCATCCAGTTGCGGTGAGGAGCCTTATGATGGACCATAAGAAAGAACGGCTGATCTTTTTTGCGATCATTTTGAAGCCAGTTCAGGGCCATATCTGTAATAATATCTGTCGCGTAGCCTTCAATTCTTGTGGTGTCCTTGCCTTTAATGAAGTCAGGATTGTAATAATTCCCCTGATCTTTTAAAATATTCCAGTAATCAAAACCCTGTGGTTCCCCATCCAAATGCCATTTCCCGGTGATCGCGGTTTGATAACCTGCTTGATGAAGATATTTAGGCAGTGTTGCCTGCGACCCGTCGAATTTTTCACCATTCATTCGGAAGCCATTCATATGGCTGAATTTTCCCGTGAGAATTACCGCCCTACTAGGTCCACAAATGGAATTGGTACAGAAATTATTCAGGAACTTAGCGCCATTCTGAGCAATTCGATCAATATTAGGAGTAGGAGCGAGCTGACTTACAGGATGTCCATAGGCACTAATGGCCTGTTCTGCATGATCATCAGCCATGATAAAGATGATATTTGGCTGCTTGTAGGTAGTATGGGTTTCAGCGATTCGTTCTTCTGAATAGTCTTTGCAAGAAGTGACAATGAGTAATGCGGAAAGAATAAAAAGTTTGTAGTAGTGGGACATCTGAAAGAATTATAAAAGTGGAATGTACAAACTATGTACAAAAAAACGTAACTTTTCGCCTGCACAATAATTACTCATTTAAATCTTTCTAATGATTTTGAGATTTCTCAAATACCTGGCAGTTACTATCATTTCGGTACAATATTGCTTTTCTCAGGAGTTTGTACCACCTATACAAAATTATTCACCCAACTTCTACAATGCAGCCAGTCAAAATTGGGATGTTGCAGTAGCTGAAAACGGCTTTGTATATGTTGCCAATAACCAGGGACTGCTCCTTTTTGACGGAATAAACTGGGAACTGCATACGCTGCCCGGGCCATCTATTATACGTTCGGTATATGTTGCGGGAGAACGAATTTTCACGGGTTCCTATCAGGAATTTGGTTATTGGGAATTTGATGACACTGGAAATCTTACCTATACCTCGTTAAAAAACCTGATGAAGGATATCAAGTTGGAGAGCGAGGAATTTTGGGATATTACGGGTATAGACGGGGATATTTATTTTCGCTCATTCGGAGCGGTATATAAGTACGATGGAAAGACAATAAATAGGATATCGAACCTGGTCACCACGGCTTTTAATAATTTCAATGGGCAATTATTGATAGCGCAGCGCCGAAATGATATCTCAGTTCTAGATAAGAATGGGAAGGTTTCAGAATTTATCAGTGATGCCGATCTGAAGCTCAACAATGTAGTAGATATGATCGCTGCTGGAGATACCCTTTTCATTGGTACGCGCGATAAACTGTATACGTATTCTGAAGGTAATTTCAGTGCTTTTCCGAATATTGCCCTAAACAATCTTTTAGCTTCTTATGAATTAAACCATCTGGTAAGTGCCACAGAAAAATTATTGGTTTTCGGTACCGTAAAAAATGGTATCGTGGTGTACGATCGCAGGGCAAAATCTATTGTGAGTTTTAATCGAGCTTCCGGTTTGCAAAATAATACCGTTCTGGGAATGGCTGCCGATAATGGCAAGATCTGGCTGGCCTTAGATCGTGGAGTGGATTTGATCGATCTTGATTCGCCGGTAAAATTCTATACCGATAATACCGGGGAATTGGGGGCAGTATACGACCTGGTAAATTTTGCTGGCAATACCTACATCGCCAGCAATACGGGAATCTATAATTTCAAAAATGACAAAATTCAGCAGCTACGAGATGCTGAAGGTCATACCTGGAATCTGGAGGTGATCAATAATCGGTTGTTCGCCAATCACAATACGGGTACGTTTTTAATTGATGGAGATCAACTCATACCTATAGATACACGGACCGGTAGTTTTCAGCTTGTGAAAAACCCATTGAATCAAAATGAAATTTTCATTTGCCATTATACGGGTCTTAGTCGATATGATCTGGATCAGAATAAGGTTACCGAAGTTGATTCAGTTAAATTTCCCGTAAAGGAAATGGTGATTCAGCAGAATGAGTTATGGATGGCCCATCCCTATGAGGGCCTGTTTCACGCGATATTAGGGGAAGACCAATCGGTTTTGAAAGTTGAAAAACTACCGGCTTTAGATGGAAAGAATGAGAATTACAAACCTCGACTGTACCATATCAATAACCAGGTGGTAGCATTTGTAAATGGAAGATGGTTTAAATACAATTTTTTTAAAAATGCATTTGAAGATTTTACAGAATTCAGCAAATATCAGAAGGAGCGCTTGATCAAAGCGGAAGGAAATCAGTATTATTTTTTGGATGAAAATAGCGATCAGATCTTCCTGAGCAATCTGGAAGACGAGGTGATACCTTTGCCTAATTCAGAAATGAATACACGTTTGGTCAAGGCCAATGAAAATGTGATCAAAGAAAATGACTCGGTTCTCTACGTGACGCTCAATGACGGTTATGCAAAGGTTGAAATTTCTCAACTAAATAAGAAAAGGGACGAGGCCTTTCCGGTGATCAGGCAGGTCAGGAATAACGATAGTTTATTACACTTAGGGGATGGAATGGAATTGGACTTTCAGAATTCCCGAAACCTGGTCTTCAAAGTTGGAATGCCAAATTCCAGCGACGAATTGCTGGAATATCGTGTAATGGGTTCCGATAGTATCCGTGGAAAGGTGGAAAATGGAATGATCAATTTGCGAAATCTTAATGAAGGTCCCTACACACTATTATTGGACAAAGCCGGAGCAAATTTTCAGGATCCTGTTGGTTTCGATTTTGTAATTCTGCCACCCTGGTACCTTTCTAATTCTATGAAACTGATCTATCTTCTGATCTTTCTATTCGGGCTGGGCCTGATCGTTTGGTTCAATAAGCAGAAGTTACGCAAACACCAGCTGCGACTAGAGGAGAAATTTGAGGCCGAACATAAGGAGAGACTCGAAAAACTGGAGAAACAACAGCTGATGAAAGAGATCGATGTTAAAAGAAAGGAACTGGCTAACACCACGATGATGGCGGCTAAAAAGAACGAGGTTTTAATGGAGATTCAGAGTGAACTGAATAAAGACAAGGTGAAATTCAGCAATGAGTATCGTTTAAAACATATCATGACCAAGATTAACCGGGCAGTAAAGAACAAAGATGAATGGAAAGTCTTCGAAACAAATTTCAACGAAGTTCATGAAGATTTCTTTAAAGAAGTTCTGGAACGTTTTCCGAACCTCACCAATAAAGATTTAAAACTTTGTTCTTATTTAAAAATGAATTTAAGCTCTAAAGAAATTGCGCCACTAATGGGAATTTCAGTTCGAGGAGTAGAGGTTCACAGATACCGTCTACGAAAAAAAATGGACCTGGATAGTAAAACGAATTTGACAAAATTTCTCATTAAAAATTTCTAATGATGAAATGAAAGGATTAAATTTTAACAAAAATACAATACTACATTACTACATCAGTATAAATTTAGCACTCTAAAATTTTACTTCAAAATTATTTTAATTTACTGATAATAAGCATGTTATAATAGAATTGTAGATGATGTAGTAGATGTGTACTACAACGTTTGCGTGAAATTAGCCTTTGGGAGTATCTTTCTGTTAAATTTTAGAAAAACACCCAACGAGTATGAAACACAAACTATTCTTACTTTGTGCTTTAATGCTAACGCTTTCAAGCGTCATTTATGCACAACAAACTAAAACAGTCTCTGGTGTTATCACCGATGCCAATGAAGTTCCTCTCGCCGGTGCGCAGGTTAAAGTTATCGATAAGGATATCTTTAGCGTAACCGACTTTGATGGAAACTTTAGTCTAGAGAATGTATCAGTAGGAGATGTATTCGAGGTTACCTACCTCGGTTTTGCTTCGCAGCAGGTTACCGTCTCTGAAAATGACAATTACTCCATTCAGCTTCAGGAGGATGCTGGACAATTAGATGAAGTGGTGGTAGTTGGTTACGGTACGCAGAAAAAGCGTGACCTAACCGGTTCGATCGCTACCGTAGATTCTGAAGAAATTGAAAAAACACCAACTGCCAACGTGATGCAATCATTACAAGGTAAGGTTTCGGGTGTGCAGATCGTAAGTGCCGGATCACCTGGTGATTCTCCAACTGTACGTGTTCGTGGTCTTGGAACCTTTCAGGATGCTACCAATGTATTATATGTAGTGGATGGGGTGCTTTACGATAATATCGATTTCCTGAATACGAAAGACATTAAATCTATAAACGTATTGAAAGATGCCTCTTCTTCTGCGATTTATGGGGTTAGAGCCGCCAATGGGGTGGTGATCATTGAAACCAAGTCTGGAAAAAAGAATCAGAAACCGCAATTTGAGTATGACGGTTATACAGGTATTCAGCGAGCACAAAACGTTGTGAAAATGGCCAATGCCGAGCAATTCACTACTATGGCTTACGAATCAGGTTCTGCTCCGGATGTCCAGTTTATTATGAACGCGATGCAGCGTTATGGCAGAAGCCGTATCAACCCAAATGTACCTGCGGTAAATACTGATTGGTATAAGGAAGTGATGCGTGACGGATTCATGCAGAGTCATAGTATAGGAGTAAGCGGAGGTGCCGAAAAAATTTCTTACTCGGTTGGAACCAATTACTTCGAACAGGAAGGTATTCTGGATATGAAAAACGAATATGAGCGTTTTAACATTCGCTCCAAGATCGATGTAGACCTTTCTGATAGGTTTAAGGCTGGGGTGAATTCCGTTTTCAGTAATGCTACAAAATATACACCTGAAAATTCAGCATGGTTTAAGGCTTATTTCGCAGTGCCAATTATGCCGGTGATGGATCCGTTAAATACAGATGCGGCTCCAATCATGTATTCCAATGCTCAAAATCTTGGGTATAGAGCGACTCAGAACCCTTTTCCTGATATGGAATACAATGATAATCGCCAGAAGATCCGTAAGATCCTTGCAAGTATTTATTTGCAGTATGAGATTATCCCTGATAAGCTCGATTTTAAAACGACTTATAGTCACAACTTGACAGCTTTTGAAGAGCGTTATGTAGACCTGCCTTACACGTTAGGGAATAACTTTGAAGTGATTTCCAGCATTAGAAGGGTGAATAATACTTATTCTAACCAGTATTGGGATAATATCCTTACCTACGATGACGAGTTTGGTGATCACGATATTACAGTGATGGCCGGTGCGTCTTATAGAGATGAGGCGACTAATGAGTTCAATGCAACGGGTAGAGATATTGCCGGTATCAGCCTGGAAAGCAGCTGGTACCTGAACTTTGCTGATCCTGAATCTTTTAATAACAGCGTGAATGAAATTGGAAGACGTTATTACGGGATTTCCTATTTTGGAAGACTGGCTTACAATTTTAAAGATAAATACCTATTGTACGGAACAATTCGTGCTGATGGTTCTTCGAAATTCACTAAAGACCCTTGGGGTTATTTCCCGTCTGTAGGTCTTGGTTGGGTGCTTTCTGAGGAAAATTTCCTAAATAATACGGAAGCTATCGATTTCTTGAAATTAAGAGCAAGCTGGGGTAAACTTGGTAATGATAATGTAGCTGCCAGTGCCGGATCTAACACGATTGAGGTAATTACCGTTCCTTTTGGAGATACCCAGTATACTGGAACAACTGCTACCAGCGTATTTTCAAATAATACCTGGGAAGTGATCGAGGAGAAGAACTTTGGTTTAGATTTAGAGACTTTTGACAGTCGATTATCGATCAATGCTGATTATTATATCAGAGACACGAAAAATGCTATTTTACCGGTGTATATTCCAATTGTAAACACTTATGTAGACAGGAATTCCGGAACGATTCGTAACCAGGGTCTGGAATTTAATGCAGGGTGGAGCCAGCAGGTTTCTGATGATTTCAGATTTTCTATCGGTGCAAACTTTACCACGTTAAAGAACGAAGCAACATATATCGAAAATGAAGCGGGATATATCGATTCTGGTAGTGCAGAATTCCGTCAAAGAACTCAGGTTGGAGGTCCGCTTTTCGGATTCTATGGTTATGAGAGACTTGGAGTATACCAGAATCAGCAGCAAATAGACAATGATCCGATCGCTGTAGCCAATAACCTGGTACCTGGAGACCTGATCTTCAATGACCGAAATGGAGATGGTGTGATCGATGATGCTGATAGAACGATTCTAGGTTCTTTCCTTCCAGATTATACTTATGGTGGTAACATTGGTGTGAATTACAAGGCTTTTGATTTCTCTATGAACTTCTATGGTCAGGGCGGTAATAAGATCCTGAACAGAAAAAGAGGGGAAATCATTTTTACCCAGGATACCAATATGGATGCAGATCTGGCGATCAATAGATGGCATGGAGAAGGTACTACAAACGAATACCCATCATCCGCTGGTTTAAGAAAAGCATGGAACCAGAAATTGAGTGATTTCTGGGTAGAAGATGGGGATTTCTTCAGAATTCAGAATATCCAGGTTGGATATACTATCGAATCTGATGCGCTTCCATATGCAAGAGTCTATATGACTGCCGAAAGACCTTTTACTTCTTTCGATTACAACGGGTTTAGCCCGGAAGTTCCGAATGGTGTGGACAGACAAACCTATCCAATACCTTCTGTGTACACCGTAGGATTGAACATTAAAATTTAAAAAATTCGCGAAATGAAAAGAATTCAACAAACAATATGGAAGAGTATCGTCGCGATTGCCGGATTTACCTTTGTAGTTTCCTGTTCCGATAAACTGGACACTCAGGAAGGACAGCTAAACACCGGGGATCTTGATTACACCGATACTGAAGAAATGATCCAGCCTGTAATTGGAGCTTATTATGAGTTCTATACAAGAGGTTGGGAAGATCCTTTGTTACTTTCAGTAAGAGGGGATGATGTGAATGCTGGAGGCCTTGGTGATCAGCAGCCTTTTGCTGATACTGATATGTTTACCTATTCCAAAGATTACTGGATGTATAATTCACTTTGGAACCAGCAGTACAGTGATATTATCACCGTAAATACGGCTATTAACCAGATCCTGCAGTTCAGGGAGTTTGCAGATGAGGAAGGGCAGGCAGAAGCCGATCAATATATTGCCGAAATGAAGGTTTTAAGAGCCTGGTTTCACCTGAATTTAGCTCGTACCTGGGAAGATGTTTTCATCATTACCAGCAACCAGCCTGAAGAAGAGATCGAGAACGGGGTTTCTTCAAAAGAAGAGATCATGAACTGGATCTCCGATCAGATGGATGAAGCGATTCCAGACCTTCCGGATATGCGACCAAACCAGAGAACAGATATTCCTGGTGGAGTAACGATGTACACCGCGTATGCTATAAAAGCCCAGGCCCAGCAGGAATTGCAGAATTACCAGGGCGTGGCAGATGCTGCCGGAGCGATCATTAACTCCGGATTGTTTTCTTTATATCCAGACTTTTATGAATTATTCAAAAAGCCGGGAGAACTTAGTGATGAAAGCTTGCTGGAACTCCAGTTTTCAGATTATGGACAGGAAACAGGAGATGCATTCTATCACTTATATGATCCTTTTGGACCTCAGGGGTGGACTCCGGCGAGAGAAAACGCTTCCAGCGGATGGGGATTCTTTGAGCCAAGCTTTAAATGGATCGAATTCATGTTGGATCGTGATGAAACCGTTCGTTTGGAAACCAGCGTTTTGTTCACAGACAGGGGTATTGCAGAACTGGAAGCCGATGGTTATACCAATTTGCCTTCGTTCGTAAGTAATACGACCAGGGATGGAGATGTCATTAATGATTTCGCCCGAGCTTATTTTTCAAGTGGAAAACATTATCTACCATCCAACCAGCTTACAGATATGAGAAACAATTACGGAGCAGGTAAGAATTATATCGTTATTCGTTATGCGGAGGTATTACTGATGTACGCGGAAGCCCTTACGCAGGGAGCCAGCGGAAACGCCATTTCTGCTGATGAAGCAGTAAATCAGGTTCGTTCCAGAGCCGGTCTATCAGCACTTACAGGAGTGACCACCGAGCAGGTATTAGACGAGAAATTTGCAGAATTGGCAATGGAATGGGGCATTCGGTATTACGATATGATCCGTTTGGATAAATATGACGAATTGAGCTATGACGGTAGATCTTTTTCAGCAGGAGATGAATACCTTCCTTATCCACAGGCACAGGTAGATGCTCTTCCGCTGAATGCAACTTCTGTAAATACAGATACCGCGATCAATGACGCTCTTAACAATTTAAACTAAACAGAATGATGAAATTTTCTATTATAAAATTCTTCGGGTTCATTTTGTCAATTCTTCTATTTGCTTCCTGTGAATACGATGGGATTGATCCGATCACCGAAGTAGACCCGGGTGCCGATGCAGGCGCCCCGGTTGTAACCATTATTTCTCCTGCGGAAGGGAACACGATCAAAGTACTGGAGGAAGTTTCCAGTGTAACTATCAAGTTCAAAGTGGAGGATGATATTGAGGTGGCAAGCGTTCAGGTAATGGTAGACGGCAATGAAGTGGCTTCCATGAACGATTTTCTGGATTACCGAATCGTAAATGATGAGGTGATTTTTGATAATGTGACCAACGG contains the following coding sequences:
- a CDS encoding LuxR C-terminal-related transcriptional regulator, whose product is MILRFLKYLAVTIISVQYCFSQEFVPPIQNYSPNFYNAASQNWDVAVAENGFVYVANNQGLLLFDGINWELHTLPGPSIIRSVYVAGERIFTGSYQEFGYWEFDDTGNLTYTSLKNLMKDIKLESEEFWDITGIDGDIYFRSFGAVYKYDGKTINRISNLVTTAFNNFNGQLLIAQRRNDISVLDKNGKVSEFISDADLKLNNVVDMIAAGDTLFIGTRDKLYTYSEGNFSAFPNIALNNLLASYELNHLVSATEKLLVFGTVKNGIVVYDRRAKSIVSFNRASGLQNNTVLGMAADNGKIWLALDRGVDLIDLDSPVKFYTDNTGELGAVYDLVNFAGNTYIASNTGIYNFKNDKIQQLRDAEGHTWNLEVINNRLFANHNTGTFLIDGDQLIPIDTRTGSFQLVKNPLNQNEIFICHYTGLSRYDLDQNKVTEVDSVKFPVKEMVIQQNELWMAHPYEGLFHAILGEDQSVLKVEKLPALDGKNENYKPRLYHINNQVVAFVNGRWFKYNFFKNAFEDFTEFSKYQKERLIKAEGNQYYFLDENSDQIFLSNLEDEVIPLPNSEMNTRLVKANENVIKENDSVLYVTLNDGYAKVEISQLNKKRDEAFPVIRQVRNNDSLLHLGDGMELDFQNSRNLVFKVGMPNSSDELLEYRVMGSDSIRGKVENGMINLRNLNEGPYTLLLDKAGANFQDPVGFDFVILPPWYLSNSMKLIYLLIFLFGLGLIVWFNKQKLRKHQLRLEEKFEAEHKERLEKLEKQQLMKEIDVKRKELANTTMMAAKKNEVLMEIQSELNKDKVKFSNEYRLKHIMTKINRAVKNKDEWKVFETNFNEVHEDFFKEVLERFPNLTNKDLKLCSYLKMNLSSKEIAPLMGISVRGVEVHRYRLRKKMDLDSKTNLTKFLIKNF
- a CDS encoding SusC/RagA family TonB-linked outer membrane protein — protein: MKHKLFLLCALMLTLSSVIYAQQTKTVSGVITDANEVPLAGAQVKVIDKDIFSVTDFDGNFSLENVSVGDVFEVTYLGFASQQVTVSENDNYSIQLQEDAGQLDEVVVVGYGTQKKRDLTGSIATVDSEEIEKTPTANVMQSLQGKVSGVQIVSAGSPGDSPTVRVRGLGTFQDATNVLYVVDGVLYDNIDFLNTKDIKSINVLKDASSSAIYGVRAANGVVIIETKSGKKNQKPQFEYDGYTGIQRAQNVVKMANAEQFTTMAYESGSAPDVQFIMNAMQRYGRSRINPNVPAVNTDWYKEVMRDGFMQSHSIGVSGGAEKISYSVGTNYFEQEGILDMKNEYERFNIRSKIDVDLSDRFKAGVNSVFSNATKYTPENSAWFKAYFAVPIMPVMDPLNTDAAPIMYSNAQNLGYRATQNPFPDMEYNDNRQKIRKILASIYLQYEIIPDKLDFKTTYSHNLTAFEERYVDLPYTLGNNFEVISSIRRVNNTYSNQYWDNILTYDDEFGDHDITVMAGASYRDEATNEFNATGRDIAGISLESSWYLNFADPESFNNSVNEIGRRYYGISYFGRLAYNFKDKYLLYGTIRADGSSKFTKDPWGYFPSVGLGWVLSEENFLNNTEAIDFLKLRASWGKLGNDNVAASAGSNTIEVITVPFGDTQYTGTTATSVFSNNTWEVIEEKNFGLDLETFDSRLSINADYYIRDTKNAILPVYIPIVNTYVDRNSGTIRNQGLEFNAGWSQQVSDDFRFSIGANFTTLKNEATYIENEAGYIDSGSAEFRQRTQVGGPLFGFYGYERLGVYQNQQQIDNDPIAVANNLVPGDLIFNDRNGDGVIDDADRTILGSFLPDYTYGGNIGVNYKAFDFSMNFYGQGGNKILNRKRGEIIFTQDTNMDADLAINRWHGEGTTNEYPSSAGLRKAWNQKLSDFWVEDGDFFRIQNIQVGYTIESDALPYARVYMTAERPFTSFDYNGFSPEVPNGVDRQTYPIPSVYTVGLNIKI
- a CDS encoding RagB/SusD family nutrient uptake outer membrane protein, with the translated sequence MKRIQQTIWKSIVAIAGFTFVVSCSDKLDTQEGQLNTGDLDYTDTEEMIQPVIGAYYEFYTRGWEDPLLLSVRGDDVNAGGLGDQQPFADTDMFTYSKDYWMYNSLWNQQYSDIITVNTAINQILQFREFADEEGQAEADQYIAEMKVLRAWFHLNLARTWEDVFIITSNQPEEEIENGVSSKEEIMNWISDQMDEAIPDLPDMRPNQRTDIPGGVTMYTAYAIKAQAQQELQNYQGVADAAGAIINSGLFSLYPDFYELFKKPGELSDESLLELQFSDYGQETGDAFYHLYDPFGPQGWTPARENASSGWGFFEPSFKWIEFMLDRDETVRLETSVLFTDRGIAELEADGYTNLPSFVSNTTRDGDVINDFARAYFSSGKHYLPSNQLTDMRNNYGAGKNYIVIRYAEVLLMYAEALTQGASGNAISADEAVNQVRSRAGLSALTGVTTEQVLDEKFAELAMEWGIRYYDMIRLDKYDELSYDGRSFSAGDEYLPYPQAQVDALPLNATSVNTDTAINDALNNLN
- a CDS encoding sulfatase family protein; this translates as MSHYYKLFILSALLIVTSCKDYSEERIAETHTTYKQPNIIFIMADDHAEQAISAYGHPVSQLAPTPNIDRIAQNGAKFLNNFCTNSICGPSRAVILTGKFSHMNGFRMNGEKFDGSQATLPKYLHQAGYQTAITGKWHLDGEPQGFDYWNILKDQGNYYNPDFIKGKDTTRIEGYATDIITDMALNWLQNDRKKDQPFFLMVHHKAPHRNWMPPLRYINKYDSIQFPVPDTYFSKHKNQVAAQEQLQTIYEDMYEGHDLKMVVEKGSDSLRHNPWTTDFDRMSSEQRAAWNKAYRPKNDAFFDADLSGRELAEWKFQRYMRDYMGCVAAVDDGVGALLDYLEKSGLAENTIVVYTTDQGFYLGEKGFFDKRFMYEQSLDMPLLMQYPARIKKGITVDALTQNLDFAPTFLDFANAKIPEEMQGKSLKPLLMQDSVGNFRDAVYYHYYDFPAFHMVKRQYGVRTDRYKLIHFYDDIDEWELYDLQKDPQEEENLYDHAEYAEIQKQLHQKLKDLQQQYQVTEEEFQTTPPEEVAQAYKNFARLAGEDPKTYPEEKKTKLKK
- a CDS encoding putative DNA modification/repair radical SAM protein — encoded protein: MDFDRIKEKLSILADAAKYDVSCSSSGSKRKNTNKGLGDSSGMGICHSYTEDGRCVSLLKILLTNHCIFDCAYCVTRKSNDIKRAAFKVQEVVDLTISFYRRNYIEGLFLSSGIFKDADTTMERLIQVAKKLREEENFNGYIHLKSIPGASDELMREAGLYADRLSVNIEIPTKSGLKLLAPDKNHEDFMKPMKKVKNEIIQYKQESRIIKSTPKYAPAGQSTQMIVGATGESDRDIMYTSNFFYKNYQMRRVYYSGYVPVANDPRLPALGTQVPVLRENRLYQTDWLMRFYGFDVREILNNDYPHLDMEIDPKLSWALRNREHFPVNINRADKSMLLRIPGVGLKSVNKILQARKFRKLNWEHLKKIGIALNRAQYFITCDSRIWEKNDYSSDRLKQIIIQNSASKFRKDTGQLSLFS
- a CDS encoding TIGR03915 family putative DNA repair protein, yielding MNGFILKYDGSFEGLLCCVFEAYHQKLQILDIQPLDRAADQLFAESLEVNTDVQKASRVLKALQKKTSSQGLLRIKWTFLSELPGMEIQLFRAIRYIFASEKPVDADYSEDSILYLAQTIKKVGREKHRMEAFVRFRLTHDGIYFALIEPDFNVLPIISRHFTSRYADQEWIIYDLKRGFGLHYDKNSTQFIQLDLPENVGISGAPSEYFANEEIAFQELWQAYFNNVNIKSRVNTRLHLQHVPRRYWKYLTEKSSFA